The following are encoded together in the Mycolicibacterium arabiense genome:
- the metX gene encoding homoserine O-acetyltransferase MetX — protein sequence MTLLDESRALVTGDLPAEAEIGVVDIGALTLESGVVLDDVSIAVQRWGELSPERDNVVMVLHALTGDSHVTGPAGPDHPTPGWWDGVAGPGAPIDTDRWCAVSTNVLGGCRGSTGPSSIAPDGKPWGSRFPAITVRDQVQADIAALAALGITRVAAVVGGSMGGARALEWIVGHPETVGAALILAVGARATADQIGTQSSQVSAIKADPDWQGGDYHGTGRAPYTGMDIARRFAHLTYRGEEELDERFRNDGQVGENPTEGGRYAVQSYLEYQGGKLAARFDPGTYVALSDALSSHDVGRGRGGVDTALAGCDVPVVVGGITTDRLYPIRLQRELADLLPGCAELNVVESEFGHDGFLVETEQVGKLIRRTLELASGTTQK from the coding sequence GTGACACTTCTCGACGAGAGCCGGGCGCTCGTGACCGGCGACCTGCCCGCGGAAGCCGAGATCGGCGTGGTCGACATCGGCGCGCTGACCCTGGAGAGCGGCGTCGTCCTCGACGACGTGTCCATTGCCGTGCAGAGGTGGGGCGAGTTGTCGCCCGAACGCGACAACGTCGTCATGGTGCTGCATGCGCTCACCGGCGACTCGCACGTGACCGGGCCCGCCGGTCCCGACCATCCCACCCCGGGCTGGTGGGACGGCGTCGCCGGGCCGGGCGCACCGATCGACACCGACCGGTGGTGCGCGGTCTCGACCAACGTGCTGGGCGGCTGCCGCGGCTCGACCGGGCCGAGTTCCATTGCGCCCGACGGCAAGCCGTGGGGGTCGAGGTTCCCCGCGATCACCGTGCGCGACCAGGTGCAGGCCGACATCGCCGCGTTGGCGGCGCTGGGCATCACCCGCGTGGCCGCAGTCGTAGGAGGATCGATGGGCGGTGCCCGCGCCCTCGAATGGATCGTGGGTCATCCCGAAACCGTCGGCGCCGCACTGATCCTCGCCGTCGGGGCACGAGCGACGGCCGACCAGATCGGCACGCAGAGCAGCCAGGTCTCGGCCATCAAGGCCGACCCTGACTGGCAGGGCGGCGACTATCACGGCACGGGACGGGCGCCCTACACCGGCATGGACATCGCCCGGCGCTTCGCACACCTCACCTACCGCGGCGAGGAAGAACTCGACGAACGGTTCCGCAACGACGGACAGGTCGGCGAGAACCCCACCGAGGGCGGACGCTACGCCGTGCAGAGCTATCTCGAGTATCAGGGCGGCAAGCTCGCCGCACGCTTCGACCCGGGCACCTACGTCGCGCTGTCGGATGCATTGAGCAGCCACGACGTCGGGCGCGGCCGGGGTGGGGTCGACACTGCGCTCGCCGGCTGCGACGTGCCCGTCGTCGTCGGCGGCATCACCACCGACCGGCTGTATCCCATTCGCCTGCAACGGGAACTGGCCGACCTGCTGCCTGGATGCGCAGAACTCAACGTCGTCGAGTCGGAGTTCGGGCACGACGGCTTCCTGGTCGAGACCGAACAGGTCGGCAAGCTCATCCGGCGGACGCTGGAGCTGGCATCGGGGACGACGCAGAAGTGA
- a CDS encoding class I SAM-dependent methyltransferase — protein MTESQERSLSFGSAAAAYERGRPSYPPEAIDWLLPSTARHVLDLGAGTGKLTVRLVERGLDVTAVDPIPEMLEVLSSSLPDTPALLGTAEEIPLPDDSVDAVLVAQAWHWFDRDRASAEIARVLRPGGTLGLVWNTRDERLGWVRDLGRIIGHDDPSKDDVTLPPLFTGLERRHFEWTSYLTPQALIDLVASRSYCITSPDEVRTRTLGRVRELLATHPALVNTTGLALPYVTVGLRATLA, from the coding sequence GTGACCGAGTCCCAGGAACGGTCGCTGTCCTTCGGATCGGCGGCCGCTGCATACGAGCGGGGCAGGCCGTCGTACCCGCCGGAGGCCATCGACTGGCTGCTGCCGTCCACCGCGCGCCACGTGCTCGACCTCGGCGCGGGCACCGGCAAGCTGACCGTGCGACTCGTCGAGCGTGGCCTCGACGTCACCGCCGTCGACCCGATCCCGGAGATGCTCGAGGTGCTCAGCTCGTCGCTGCCGGACACCCCCGCGCTGCTGGGCACGGCCGAGGAGATTCCGCTGCCCGACGACAGCGTCGACGCCGTGCTGGTGGCGCAGGCGTGGCACTGGTTCGACCGGGACCGGGCCAGCGCCGAGATCGCCCGCGTGCTGCGGCCCGGCGGGACCCTGGGCCTGGTGTGGAACACCCGCGACGAACGACTGGGCTGGGTCAGAGATCTGGGGCGCATCATCGGTCACGACGACCCGTCAAAGGACGACGTCACGTTGCCCCCGCTCTTCACCGGGCTGGAGCGTCGCCACTTCGAATGGACGAGTTACCTGACGCCGCAAGCCCTCATCGATCTGGTGGCCTCGCGCAGCTACTGCATCACCTCGCCCGACGAAGTACGCACGCGCACACTGGGACGCGTCCGCGAACTACTGGCCACTCACCCCGCACTGGTGAACACGACCGGCCTTGCGCTGCCCTACGTGACGGTAGGCCTGCGCGCGACGCTCGCCTGA
- a CDS encoding DUF3017 domain-containing protein, which produces MTPREFARKVFAGQWPILVVGLFFVAAFGLVIAGYWRRGALVMAIGVGVAAVMRLALSEDRAGLLVVRSRMIDFATTASVSAAMLYIAWTIDPLGTS; this is translated from the coding sequence TTGACACCCAGGGAGTTCGCCCGCAAGGTGTTCGCCGGCCAGTGGCCCATCCTGGTCGTCGGGCTGTTCTTCGTCGCGGCGTTCGGTTTGGTGATCGCGGGCTACTGGCGGCGCGGGGCACTCGTCATGGCGATCGGCGTCGGGGTGGCCGCGGTGATGCGCCTGGCGTTGTCGGAGGACCGGGCCGGGCTGCTGGTGGTGCGGTCGCGGATGATCGACTTCGCGACCACCGCGTCGGTCAGTGCGGCGATGCTCTACATCGCCTGGACCATCGACCCGTTGGGCACCAGCTAG
- a CDS encoding bifunctional methylenetetrahydrofolate dehydrogenase/methenyltetrahydrofolate cyclohydrolase, with translation MGAITLDGKATRDEIFTDLKERVAALSAAGRTPGLGTVLVGDDPGSHAYVRGKHADCAKVGITSIRRDLPADISQATLEETIDELNANPECTGYIVQLPLPKHLDENAALERIDPAKDADGLHPTNLGRLVLNEPAALPCTPRGIVHLLRRYEVEIAGAHVVVIGRGVTVGRPMGLLLTRRSENATVTLCHTATRHLPQLTREADIVIAAAGVPHMVTAEMVKRGAAVVDVGVSRDDAGKLVGDVAPDVWDVAGHVSPNPGGVGPLTRAFLLTNVVEADEAKVR, from the coding sequence GTGGGAGCGATCACTTTGGACGGCAAGGCCACGCGCGACGAGATCTTCACCGACCTGAAGGAGCGGGTGGCGGCTCTGAGCGCCGCCGGACGCACGCCGGGTCTGGGAACGGTGCTGGTCGGCGACGACCCCGGCTCGCACGCCTACGTCCGGGGCAAGCACGCGGACTGCGCGAAGGTCGGCATCACGTCGATCCGTCGCGACCTGCCCGCCGACATCAGCCAGGCGACGCTCGAAGAGACCATCGACGAACTGAACGCCAACCCCGAGTGCACCGGTTACATCGTGCAGTTGCCGCTGCCGAAGCACCTCGACGAGAACGCCGCGCTGGAGCGCATCGATCCGGCCAAGGACGCCGACGGGCTGCACCCGACCAACCTCGGCCGGCTCGTGCTCAACGAGCCGGCCGCGCTGCCGTGCACGCCGCGGGGCATCGTCCACCTGCTGCGGCGCTACGAGGTCGAGATCGCCGGTGCGCACGTGGTCGTGATCGGGCGCGGCGTGACGGTGGGCAGGCCGATGGGTCTGCTGCTCACCCGTCGGTCGGAGAACGCGACGGTGACGTTGTGCCACACCGCAACTCGGCACCTGCCGCAGCTCACCCGGGAGGCGGACATCGTCATCGCGGCCGCGGGCGTCCCGCACATGGTCACCGCCGAGATGGTCAAGCGGGGAGCCGCCGTGGTCGACGTCGGGGTCAGTCGCGACGATGCGGGCAAGCTCGTCGGCGACGTGGCGCCCGACGTGTGGGACGTCGCGGGCCACGTGTCGCCGAACCCCGGTGGCGTCGGCCCGCTGACGCGGGCATTCCTGCTGACGAACGTCGTCGAAGCCGACGAGGCGAAAGTGCGTTGA
- a CDS encoding NADH:flavin oxidoreductase — protein sequence MDSQPNVSTDVFSPARLGPITLRNRIIKAATFEAATPHALVTDDLITYHRLPAAGGIGMTTVAYLAVSPGGRTDGAQIYWRPEAIAGLRRLTDAIHAEGAAISAQIGHAGPVANAKSNKARALAPVRFFNPIGMRFAKAASRQDISDVIAAHAHAARYAVDAGFDAVEVHLGHNYFASSFLSPLINRRDDEFGGSLENRAKVARGVVRAVRDAVGGQIAITAKLTMTDGVRGGIPLEESLQTAKWLEDDGGLDALELTAGSSLVNPMYLFRGDAPIKEFAGAFKPPLRWGIRMTGKKFLREYPYREAFLLRDAKQFRAELKLPLILLGGITNRETMDLAMAEGFDFVAMGRALLAEPDLINRIKADGDAHTVKSACTHCNKCMATIYSHTHCVVTGAPG from the coding sequence ATGGACAGTCAGCCCAATGTGTCCACCGACGTCTTCAGCCCCGCCCGACTGGGGCCCATCACTCTGCGCAACCGGATCATCAAGGCCGCGACGTTCGAGGCGGCTACCCCCCACGCGCTCGTCACCGACGACCTGATCACCTACCACCGCCTTCCCGCCGCAGGCGGAATCGGCATGACGACCGTCGCCTACCTCGCCGTTTCACCCGGCGGCCGGACCGACGGCGCACAGATCTACTGGCGTCCCGAGGCCATCGCTGGGCTACGACGGCTCACCGACGCCATCCACGCCGAGGGTGCGGCCATTAGCGCACAGATCGGTCACGCGGGACCCGTCGCCAACGCCAAGTCGAATAAGGCAAGGGCGCTCGCGCCGGTGCGCTTCTTCAACCCGATCGGGATGCGGTTCGCCAAGGCAGCCAGCCGGCAGGACATCTCCGACGTCATCGCCGCGCACGCGCACGCCGCCCGGTACGCCGTCGACGCCGGTTTCGACGCCGTCGAGGTCCACCTCGGGCACAACTACTTCGCGAGTTCGTTCCTGAGCCCACTGATCAACCGCCGCGACGACGAGTTCGGCGGCTCCCTGGAAAACCGCGCCAAGGTGGCGCGCGGCGTGGTGCGGGCGGTACGCGACGCGGTCGGCGGCCAGATCGCGATCACCGCGAAGCTCACCATGACCGACGGCGTGCGGGGCGGCATCCCGCTGGAGGAGTCGCTGCAGACCGCCAAGTGGCTCGAGGACGACGGTGGCCTCGACGCACTCGAACTGACCGCGGGCAGTTCACTGGTCAACCCGATGTACCTCTTCCGCGGCGACGCACCGATCAAGGAGTTCGCGGGCGCCTTCAAGCCGCCGCTGCGCTGGGGCATCCGGATGACGGGCAAGAAGTTCCTCCGCGAATACCCCTACCGGGAGGCGTTCCTGCTCCGCGACGCCAAGCAGTTCCGCGCCGAGCTGAAGCTGCCGCTGATCCTGCTCGGCGGCATCACCAATCGCGAGACGATGGACCTCGCGATGGCCGAGGGCTTCGACTTCGTCGCGATGGGCAGGGCCCTGCTCGCCGAGCCCGACCTGATCAACCGCATCAAGGCCGACGGCGACGCCCACACCGTGAAGTCGGCGTGCACCCACTGCAACAAGTGCATGGCGACGATCTACAGCCACACCCACTGCGTCGTCACCGGAGCACCGGGCTAA
- a CDS encoding ATP-binding cassette domain-containing protein: protein MTRPTPPALTVRHDGSSRTFAPGSDVVVGRDLRADIRIAHPLTSRTHLLLRYDQGRWVAVDNGSLNGVYVNGQRVPVVDITDGLNLNIGNPDGPRLTFEVGRHQGSVGSPPPTAAVPVAGRPSTSWSAQQPHAMSPQTMPPPRQPYPPGQPPRYPSGPAPAPQSGRQAYPQGPQTGYPSAPSYPSAPQQRYAQPISQPSAEPVTTLGPTAAPRQSEGNLATSMMKILRPGRGAPETPAGAVKIGRATDNDIVIPDVLAGRHHASLVMTPAGTEIVDNRSINGTFVNGTRVEAALLRDGDVVTIGNVDLVFAGGSLARRTQTEATATRTGGLEVNGVTWTIEGNKTLLNNISLAARTGTLTAVIGPSGAGKSTFAKLVAGYTHPTSGTVTFEGHDIHSEYASLRSRIGMVPQDDVVHGQLTVKQALMYAAELRLPPDTTKEDREHVVMQVLEELEMTKHLETRVDKLSGGQRKRASVALELLTGPSLLILDEPTSGLDPALDRQVMTMLRQLADAGRVVLVVTHSLTYLDVCDQVLLLAPGGKTAFCGPPDQIGTQLGTTNWADIFSTVAGDPDAASRRYLDLNGPPPPAPPAEQPADLGSPASTSVMHQFSTIARRQMRLIVSDRGYFIFLAILPFIMGVLSLSVPGSTGFGQPSPVGDAPNQPGQVLVLLNVGAIFMGTALTVRDLIGERAIFLREQAVGLSTSAYLLAKVCIYSVFAIVQSAIVTGITLIGVGAPQNGAVVLGDGEVAASIELFIGMAATTVCAATVGLALSALAKTSEQIMPLLVVAIMSQLVFSGGLIPVTGRLGLDQLSWITPARWGFGATASTVGVTDMVKPPIMPDDSHWKHTSDAWLFDMAMLGVLSIFYVCFVRFKIRLKAG from the coding sequence ATGACGCGACCGACTCCGCCTGCGCTGACCGTCCGACACGACGGATCGTCGCGCACCTTCGCACCCGGCAGCGACGTCGTCGTCGGCCGCGATCTGCGCGCCGACATCCGCATCGCCCACCCACTGACCTCGCGTACCCACCTACTCCTGCGGTACGACCAGGGCCGGTGGGTCGCCGTCGACAACGGCTCGCTCAACGGCGTGTACGTCAACGGGCAGCGCGTTCCCGTCGTCGACATCACCGACGGCCTCAACCTCAACATCGGCAATCCCGACGGGCCTCGGCTGACGTTCGAGGTGGGGCGGCACCAGGGTTCGGTCGGTTCCCCGCCACCCACCGCAGCCGTCCCCGTCGCGGGCCGCCCGAGCACCTCCTGGTCGGCGCAGCAGCCGCACGCCATGTCACCGCAGACGATGCCGCCGCCGCGTCAGCCGTACCCGCCCGGTCAGCCGCCGCGCTACCCGTCCGGTCCCGCGCCCGCGCCGCAGAGCGGCAGGCAGGCCTACCCCCAGGGTCCGCAGACCGGCTACCCGAGTGCGCCGAGCTACCCGAGCGCGCCGCAGCAGCGGTACGCCCAGCCGATCTCCCAGCCGTCCGCCGAACCCGTCACGACGCTGGGGCCGACCGCTGCGCCACGTCAGAGCGAGGGAAACCTCGCGACCAGCATGATGAAGATCCTCCGCCCGGGGCGGGGGGCACCGGAGACCCCGGCGGGCGCGGTCAAGATCGGCCGCGCCACCGACAACGACATCGTCATCCCGGACGTGCTGGCGGGGCGCCACCACGCCAGCCTGGTGATGACCCCCGCCGGCACCGAGATCGTCGACAACCGCAGCATCAACGGCACGTTCGTCAACGGCACCCGCGTCGAGGCCGCACTTCTGCGCGACGGCGACGTGGTCACGATCGGCAACGTCGACCTCGTCTTCGCAGGCGGCAGCCTAGCCCGGCGCACCCAGACCGAGGCGACGGCCACCCGCACCGGCGGCCTCGAGGTCAACGGCGTCACGTGGACCATCGAGGGCAACAAGACGCTGCTGAACAACATCTCGTTGGCCGCGCGCACAGGCACGCTGACCGCGGTGATCGGCCCGTCCGGTGCAGGCAAGTCGACGTTCGCCAAGCTCGTCGCCGGCTACACCCACCCCACCAGCGGCACCGTGACCTTCGAAGGTCACGACATCCACTCCGAGTACGCCTCGCTCCGATCGCGAATCGGAATGGTCCCCCAGGACGACGTGGTGCACGGCCAGCTCACCGTGAAGCAGGCGCTGATGTACGCCGCGGAACTGCGGCTGCCGCCCGACACGACGAAGGAAGACCGCGAGCACGTCGTCATGCAGGTCCTCGAAGAACTCGAGATGACCAAGCATCTGGAGACCCGCGTCGACAAGCTGTCCGGTGGTCAGCGCAAGCGCGCATCGGTGGCGCTCGAACTGCTCACCGGCCCGTCGCTGCTGATCCTCGACGAGCCGACCTCCGGCCTGGACCCTGCGCTCGACCGCCAGGTCATGACAATGCTGCGCCAGCTCGCCGACGCGGGCCGCGTGGTGCTGGTCGTGACCCACTCGCTGACCTACCTCGACGTGTGCGACCAGGTGCTGCTCCTCGCCCCGGGCGGCAAGACCGCGTTCTGCGGGCCGCCCGACCAGATCGGGACGCAGCTGGGCACCACCAACTGGGCGGACATCTTCAGCACGGTCGCTGGCGATCCCGACGCGGCCAGCAGGCGCTACCTCGACCTCAACGGTCCGCCGCCACCGGCACCGCCCGCGGAGCAACCCGCAGACCTTGGCAGCCCGGCGAGCACCAGTGTGATGCACCAGTTCTCGACGATCGCCCGGCGCCAGATGCGGCTCATCGTCTCCGACCGCGGCTACTTCATCTTCCTGGCGATCCTCCCGTTCATCATGGGTGTGCTGTCACTGTCCGTGCCCGGCTCCACCGGTTTCGGTCAGCCCTCCCCCGTCGGCGACGCGCCCAATCAGCCGGGCCAGGTGCTGGTCCTGCTCAACGTGGGCGCCATCTTCATGGGGACCGCACTGACCGTTCGCGACCTGATCGGCGAACGCGCGATCTTCCTCCGCGAACAGGCGGTGGGTCTGTCGACGTCGGCCTACCTGTTGGCGAAGGTCTGCATCTACTCGGTGTTCGCGATCGTGCAGTCCGCCATCGTCACCGGGATCACGCTGATCGGCGTCGGCGCGCCGCAGAACGGCGCGGTGGTGCTGGGCGACGGCGAGGTCGCCGCCTCGATCGAGTTGTTCATCGGCATGGCCGCCACGACCGTCTGCGCGGCGACGGTGGGCCTCGCGCTGTCGGCGCTGGCCAAGACCAGCGAGCAGATCATGCCGCTGCTGGTCGTCGCGATCATGTCGCAGCTGGTGTTCTCCGGCGGTCTGATTCCTGTCACGGGTCGCCTCGGGCTCGACCAGCTGTCGTGGATCACGCCGGCCCGCTGGGGCTTCGGCGCCACGGCATCGACGGTGGGCGTGACCGACATGGTGAAGCCGCCGATCATGCCGGACGACTCGCACTGGAAGCACACGTCGGACGCGTGGCTGTTCGACATGGCCATGCTGGGCGTGCTGTCGATCTTCTACGTGTGCTTCGTACGCTTCAAGATTCGGCTCAAGGCCGGCTGA
- a CDS encoding nuclear transport factor 2 family protein: MSTRATIARWLTLFNAGDADGIAMVYAEDAVNHQIALQPVVGRAAIAQFHRETFAGGPLTCEPINLVVDGEWAALEWTDPDGFRGCGFFLVRDGLIVHQRGYWDSAQWPRCTQGYTPSEHEPSSR, translated from the coding sequence ATGTCGACCCGAGCCACGATCGCACGATGGCTGACCCTGTTCAACGCCGGTGATGCCGACGGCATCGCCATGGTCTACGCCGAGGACGCCGTCAACCATCAGATCGCACTGCAGCCCGTCGTGGGGCGGGCGGCGATCGCCCAGTTCCACCGCGAGACGTTCGCCGGGGGACCACTGACGTGCGAACCGATCAACCTGGTCGTCGACGGGGAGTGGGCGGCGCTGGAGTGGACCGACCCGGACGGGTTCCGGGGCTGCGGCTTCTTCCTGGTGCGTGACGGCCTGATCGTGCACCAGCGCGGCTACTGGGACAGCGCACAATGGCCGCGGTGCACCCAGGGGTACACGCCGAGTGAGCACGAGCCGTCATCGAGATAG